The Halarchaeum grantii genome contains a region encoding:
- a CDS encoding O-acetylhomoserine aminocarboxypropyltransferase/cysteine synthase family protein: MSDEDDRRFDTRTVHAGQAHPDAATGARAPPIYQTTSYVFEGAEHAAALYALEEEGDLYSRISNPTVAMLEERLASLAGGAGAVATASGMAAFDAATFVLAEAGDNVVSASDIYGGTRTYLTGTASRRGIEARFVDTLDVEAYRDAIDEDTAFVHLETIGNPSLVVPDIEAVADVAHDHGVPLFVDNTFATPALCRPLEHGADVVWHSTTKWLHGSGTTLGGVVIDGGTFDWDAEDYPEIGGDNPAYHGLNLSERFPDAPMAAATRLRGTRTLGNAQKPFDAWQTMQGLETLGLRMERHCENAAIVAEYLADHEAVAWVSYPGLADHETHANASEYLDGGYGGMITFGLEGGYEAGKRFCESTDLASFLANVGDSKTLVIHPASTTHAQLSEDEQRASGVTPDMVRLSVGIEDPADVLADVEHGIEEASR, from the coding sequence ATGAGCGACGAGGACGACCGGCGGTTCGACACCCGGACCGTCCACGCCGGGCAGGCCCACCCCGACGCCGCGACCGGCGCGCGCGCACCCCCCATCTATCAGACCACCTCCTACGTCTTCGAGGGCGCCGAGCACGCCGCCGCCCTCTACGCCCTCGAGGAGGAGGGCGACCTCTACTCGCGCATCAGCAACCCGACCGTCGCGATGCTCGAAGAGCGCCTCGCCAGCCTCGCCGGCGGCGCCGGCGCCGTCGCGACGGCCTCGGGCATGGCCGCCTTCGACGCCGCGACGTTCGTCCTCGCGGAGGCCGGCGACAACGTCGTCTCCGCGTCCGACATCTATGGCGGCACCCGGACCTACCTCACCGGCACCGCGAGCCGCCGCGGCATCGAGGCGCGCTTCGTGGACACGCTCGACGTCGAGGCCTATCGGGACGCCATCGACGAGGACACCGCCTTCGTCCACCTCGAAACCATCGGCAACCCCTCGCTCGTCGTCCCCGACATCGAGGCGGTCGCCGACGTCGCCCACGACCACGGCGTCCCGCTCTTCGTCGACAACACGTTCGCGACGCCCGCGCTCTGTCGCCCGCTCGAACACGGCGCGGACGTCGTCTGGCACTCCACGACGAAGTGGCTCCACGGCTCCGGTACCACCCTCGGCGGCGTCGTCATCGACGGCGGCACCTTCGACTGGGACGCGGAGGACTACCCCGAAATCGGCGGCGACAATCCCGCCTACCACGGTCTCAACCTCTCCGAGCGCTTCCCGGACGCCCCGATGGCCGCCGCGACCCGCCTCCGAGGTACCAGAACGCTCGGGAACGCCCAGAAACCCTTCGACGCGTGGCAGACGATGCAGGGGTTGGAGACGCTCGGCCTCCGCATGGAGCGCCACTGCGAGAACGCCGCCATCGTCGCCGAGTACCTCGCCGACCACGAGGCGGTCGCGTGGGTGAGCTACCCCGGTCTCGCCGACCACGAGACGCACGCCAACGCGAGCGAGTACCTCGACGGGGGGTACGGCGGCATGATCACGTTCGGCCTCGAGGGCGGCTACGAGGCCGGCAAGCGCTTCTGCGAATCGACCGACCTCGCGTCCTTCCTCGCGAACGTCGGGGACTCGAAGACGCTCGTCATCCACCCCGCGAGCACGACGCACGCCCAGTTGAGCGAGGACGAACAGCGCGCGTCGGGCGTCACGCCCGACATGGTGCGTCTCTCCGTCGGCATCGAGGACCCCGCTGACGTCCTCGCGGACGTCGAACACGGCATCGAGGAGGCGTCGCGATGA
- a CDS encoding helix-turn-helix domain-containing protein — protein MKRLSVTFDRTGEDAARFAPAEGRRGRLRTVRRRRDGTVLELCQFERPVAAAVADALDDDTHVRDHAVVDDRTLYVHLRPGARVRSLLDRLESHRLVLDTPVYFDDEHVTVTLLGPAARISEAASALPEAVRADMRVERLTEYTGEDGLHSALTERQRDVLAAAVAAGYYENPRGATVADVADDLDVSASTVSEHLRKIEARVLPHLLDGT, from the coding sequence GTGAAACGGCTCAGCGTCACGTTCGACCGGACGGGAGAGGACGCCGCGCGCTTCGCGCCCGCCGAGGGGCGTCGCGGTCGCCTCCGGACCGTCAGGCGGCGTCGCGACGGCACCGTCCTCGAACTCTGCCAGTTCGAGCGCCCCGTCGCCGCCGCCGTCGCGGACGCCCTCGACGACGACACGCACGTCCGCGACCACGCCGTCGTCGACGACCGCACCCTCTACGTCCACCTCCGGCCCGGCGCGCGCGTCCGCTCCCTCCTCGACCGCCTCGAATCCCATCGACTCGTCCTCGACACGCCCGTCTACTTCGACGACGAGCACGTCACCGTCACCCTCCTCGGGCCCGCCGCGCGCATCAGCGAGGCCGCGAGCGCGCTCCCGGAGGCCGTTCGCGCGGACATGCGCGTCGAACGCCTCACCGAGTACACGGGCGAGGACGGCCTCCACTCCGCGCTCACGGAGCGCCAGCGGGACGTCCTCGCGGCCGCCGTCGCCGCCGGCTACTACGAGAACCCGCGCGGGGCGACCGTCGCGGACGTCGCCGACGACCTCGACGTCTCCGCCTCCACCGTCTCCGAGCACCTGCGGAAGATCGAGGCGCGCGTCCTCCCCCACCTCCTCGACGGTACGTAA
- a CDS encoding cytochrome P450, with translation MQRQRIPGPDGKPVVGDTLAFADDPLGFPTRIAREYGDVARYDLGTEDVVQVSSPELVENVLVQNNQAYRKGERFQTSLRPTLGSGLLTSEGEYWREQHHAMQPAFYPRMLEAYADVMAEYTERMLAEWEDGEVRNVHDEMMQLTVEIASQALFGVDIREEEGAIADALEALMDDASARMRRPVQLPRWLPTPGNERFESAQETLNDVVDSIIAEYRATSDAPRDGSDVLSILLSATDHTDAPLTDEQIRDEIVTILLAGHETTALALTYTLHALGRSNDARGRLEAEVDDVLGERTPGSDDLDDLADTERAVKEGLRLYPPVWQLVREADERDELGGYEIEPGQTVAMHQWVVHRDPRWYDDPTEFRPGRWTGEFEADLPKFAYFPFGGGPRRCIGDRFAMQEARLALATIVRDWRLEPRADLSFDPSITLRPDGPVEMRVVRR, from the coding sequence ATGCAACGACAGCGCATCCCCGGCCCGGACGGGAAACCGGTCGTCGGTGACACGCTCGCGTTCGCCGACGACCCCCTCGGGTTCCCCACCCGAATCGCCCGCGAATACGGCGACGTCGCGCGCTACGACCTCGGGACGGAGGACGTCGTGCAGGTCTCCTCGCCGGAGCTCGTCGAGAACGTCCTCGTGCAGAACAATCAGGCCTACCGGAAGGGCGAGCGCTTCCAGACGTCGTTACGCCCGACGCTCGGGAGCGGCCTCCTCACGAGCGAGGGCGAGTACTGGCGCGAGCAGCACCACGCGATGCAGCCGGCCTTCTACCCGCGGATGCTCGAGGCGTACGCGGACGTGATGGCCGAGTACACGGAACGGATGCTCGCGGAGTGGGAGGACGGCGAGGTCCGCAACGTCCACGATGAGATGATGCAGCTCACGGTCGAAATCGCCTCTCAGGCGCTCTTCGGCGTCGACATCCGCGAGGAGGAGGGCGCCATCGCCGACGCGCTCGAAGCCCTGATGGACGACGCCTCCGCGCGGATGCGCCGACCCGTCCAACTGCCGCGCTGGCTCCCGACGCCCGGCAACGAGCGCTTCGAGAGCGCACAGGAGACGCTGAACGACGTCGTCGACTCGATCATCGCCGAGTACCGAGCCACGAGCGACGCGCCGCGCGACGGGTCGGACGTCCTCTCGATCCTCCTGAGCGCCACCGACCACACGGACGCGCCGCTGACGGACGAGCAGATCCGCGACGAAATCGTAACGATTCTGCTCGCCGGCCACGAGACGACGGCGCTCGCGCTCACCTACACCCTCCACGCGCTCGGGCGGAGCAACGACGCGCGCGGGCGCCTCGAAGCCGAGGTCGACGACGTGCTCGGCGAGCGGACGCCCGGCTCCGACGACCTCGACGACCTCGCGGACACGGAGCGAGCGGTGAAAGAGGGGTTACGGCTCTATCCGCCGGTCTGGCAGCTCGTGCGCGAGGCGGACGAGCGCGACGAACTCGGCGGCTACGAGATCGAGCCCGGACAGACCGTCGCGATGCACCAGTGGGTCGTCCACCGCGACCCACGGTGGTACGACGACCCGACGGAGTTCCGCCCGGGGCGCTGGACCGGCGAGTTCGAGGCCGACCTCCCGAAGTTCGCCTACTTCCCGTTCGGCGGCGGCCCACGGCGGTGCATCGGCGACCGCTTCGCGATGCAGGAGGCGCGTCTCGCGCTCGCGACCATCGTCCGCGACTGGCGCCTCGAACCGCGGGCGGACCTCTCGTTCGACCCGTCGATCACGCTCCGGCCGGACGGCCCGGTCGAGATGCGGGTCGTGCGCCGATAG
- the ligA gene encoding NAD-dependent DNA ligase LigA, whose protein sequence is MADSLSDLEGAADLDPENPYVTDPDLDFRDVDDLGEDEAETQATYLREAVRFHDYRYYVLNDPVIADRAYDRLFERLRELEDAFDLQTPDSPTRRVGGEPLEELGTVEHVVPMLSIGSSGDAEDVRDFDARVRRELDGAAVTYVCEPKFDGLSVELVYVDGRYVRAATRGDGETGEDVTENVRTVESVPQRLRGDHPDVLVVRGEVYIPKDAFQAYNRERVERGDEPFANPRNAAAGTLRQLDPSVTAERPLDCYVYDVLAAWNAPEADEGAGDGTVREAWAAWRADEASVADLLDALSGTVSASGGAHASGIDGLETQWGELGRFPDWGLKTNDRDRHVEDVEAAIDYRDDLREARESLNYDIDGTVLKVNDRAQCEALGTTARHYRWAYAYKFPPRTERTTVTDVVVQVGRTGRLTPVALLEPVQVSGVTVSRASLHNPEELAALGVNVGDEVRVERAGDVIPYVDAVVEKHSEGAYEFPGECPVCGSAVEYDGPVAYCTGGLACDAQLVRAVAYFTDVLGVEGVGESAAEQLVESGLVGTDVADLYDLDVDDLAALDGWGETSAQNLVAELEDARHPPLGDFLAAIGIPEVGPTVAADVAAHFGTLDAVLDADEAEYEAVEGVGPTVAEHVAEFLDNERNRRVIERLREESRLGEPESPEAARAGDELDGETYVFTGSVAGWTRDELHGLVERHGGSATSSVSSNTDYLVVGENPGTAKREAAEEHGVDERDPEAFFDSLAERGIDVESRDDS, encoded by the coding sequence ATGGCCGATTCGCTCTCGGACCTCGAGGGGGCGGCGGATCTCGACCCCGAGAACCCGTACGTCACGGACCCGGATCTCGACTTCAGGGACGTCGACGACCTCGGCGAGGACGAAGCCGAGACGCAAGCAACGTACCTCCGCGAGGCGGTGCGCTTCCACGACTATCGCTACTACGTGCTGAACGACCCCGTGATCGCGGACCGCGCGTACGACCGGCTCTTCGAGCGCCTGCGCGAGCTCGAGGACGCCTTCGACCTCCAGACGCCGGACTCGCCGACGCGGCGCGTCGGCGGCGAGCCGCTCGAGGAACTCGGCACCGTCGAGCACGTCGTCCCGATGCTCTCCATCGGCTCGAGCGGCGACGCCGAGGACGTCCGGGACTTCGACGCGCGCGTCCGGCGCGAGCTCGACGGCGCGGCCGTCACGTACGTCTGCGAGCCGAAGTTCGACGGGCTCTCCGTCGAGCTCGTCTACGTCGACGGGCGCTACGTGCGCGCGGCGACCCGCGGGGACGGCGAGACCGGCGAGGACGTGACGGAGAACGTCCGCACGGTCGAGTCCGTTCCCCAGCGGCTGCGCGGGGACCACCCGGACGTCCTCGTCGTCAGGGGGGAGGTCTACATCCCAAAGGACGCCTTTCAGGCGTACAACCGCGAGCGCGTCGAGCGCGGCGACGAGCCGTTCGCGAACCCGCGAAACGCCGCCGCCGGCACCCTCCGCCAGCTCGACCCCTCGGTGACGGCCGAGCGCCCGCTCGACTGCTACGTCTACGACGTCCTCGCGGCGTGGAACGCGCCCGAGGCCGACGAGGGCGCCGGAGATGGTACCGTCCGCGAGGCGTGGGCGGCGTGGCGGGCGGACGAGGCCTCGGTCGCCGACCTGCTGGACGCGCTCTCGGGGACGGTGTCGGCGTCGGGCGGCGCGCACGCGAGCGGCATCGACGGGCTGGAGACGCAGTGGGGCGAACTCGGGCGGTTCCCGGACTGGGGGTTGAAGACGAACGACCGCGACCGGCACGTCGAGGACGTCGAGGCGGCCATCGACTACCGCGACGACCTGCGGGAGGCCCGCGAGTCGCTGAACTACGACATCGACGGCACGGTGCTGAAGGTGAACGACCGCGCGCAGTGCGAGGCGCTCGGGACGACGGCGCGCCACTACCGGTGGGCGTACGCCTACAAGTTCCCGCCGCGCACGGAGCGCACGACCGTCACGGACGTCGTCGTGCAGGTCGGGCGAACGGGTCGGCTGACGCCGGTCGCGCTCTTAGAGCCCGTGCAGGTGAGCGGCGTCACCGTCTCGCGCGCGAGCCTCCACAACCCCGAGGAGCTCGCGGCGTTGGGCGTGAACGTCGGTGACGAGGTGCGCGTCGAGCGCGCGGGCGACGTCATCCCGTACGTCGACGCGGTGGTCGAGAAGCACAGCGAGGGCGCGTACGAGTTCCCCGGGGAGTGCCCGGTCTGCGGGAGCGCCGTCGAGTACGACGGCCCCGTCGCCTACTGCACGGGGGGGTTGGCCTGCGACGCCCAACTCGTCCGCGCCGTCGCGTACTTCACGGACGTCCTCGGTGTCGAGGGCGTCGGCGAGAGCGCCGCCGAGCAACTCGTCGAGTCGGGGCTGGTCGGGACGGACGTCGCGGACCTCTACGACCTCGACGTCGACGACCTCGCGGCGCTCGACGGGTGGGGCGAGACGAGCGCGCAGAACCTCGTGGCAGAGCTCGAGGACGCGCGCCACCCGCCGCTGGGCGACTTCCTCGCCGCCATCGGCATCCCGGAGGTCGGCCCGACCGTCGCCGCCGATGTAGCGGCCCACTTCGGGACGCTGGACGCCGTCCTCGACGCCGACGAGGCCGAGTACGAGGCCGTCGAGGGCGTCGGGCCGACCGTCGCCGAGCACGTCGCGGAGTTCCTCGACAACGAGCGCAACCGCCGCGTCATCGAGCGCCTGCGCGAGGAGTCGCGACTGGGCGAGCCCGAGTCGCCCGAGGCCGCGCGAGCGGGCGACGAACTCGACGGCGAGACGTACGTCTTCACGGGGAGCGTTGCGGGGTGGACGCGCGACGAACTCCACGGCCTCGTCGAGCGCCACGGCGGGTCGGCGACGTCCTCGGTCTCCTCGAACACGGACTACCTCGTCGTCGGCGAGAACCCCGGGACGGCGAAGCGCGAGGCCGCCGAGGAGCACGGCGTCGACGAGCGCGACCCCGAGGCGTTCTTCGACTCGCTCGCCGAGCGCGGAATCGACGTCGAATCACGAGACGATAGTTAG